In Triticum urartu cultivar G1812 chromosome 6, Tu2.1, whole genome shotgun sequence, the following proteins share a genomic window:
- the LOC125514198 gene encoding probable transcription factor KAN2 isoform X2 gives MELFPSHPDLQLQLQINPPPATKPMDLGFWKRALDTTAAAAATSASAAATFTPPSIARTYPSAPAAAGGGFHAAHYGAADGHLGGLQFLQHTQPILHEVQDLAAMKPIRGIPVYNTSQSLPFLQSQLHHHNHHHQHCYDAIGGAAGGPRSPGKVGALRLAAPPAKRNSRAPRMRWTTSLHARFVHAVELLGGHERATPKSVLELMDVKDLTLAHVKSHLQMYRTIKTTDHKPAAASSYGQAKTIIDIPDDSSFDIANTSGSESSVQQSNLDGNEHGSNMCALWSNNSSRGAWSFHGKSRSDANPGDIKSFEDVQSQCPNVVADDAADLMSAPFRLSELVVGTKKPNLDFTLGRM, from the exons ATGGAGCTGTTCCCGTCGCACCCGGACCTTCAGCTCCAGCTCCAAATCAATCCGCCCCCTGCCACCAAGCCAATGGACCTAGGGTTTTGGAAGAGGGCTCTTgacaccaccgccgccgccgccgcgaccTCAGCATCAGCGGCAGCAACCTTCACACCCCCGTCCATCGCCAGGACATACCCCTCGGCGCCGGCAGCTGCCGGCGGCGGCTTCCATGCAGCGCACTACGGCGCTGCCGATGGCCACCTGGGCGGGCTGCAGTTCTTGCAGCACACCCAGCCCATCCTCCACGAGGTGCAGGACCTGGCGGCGATGAAgcccatccggggcatccccgtGTACAACACCTCGCAGTCCCTCCCCTTCCTCCAGagccagctccaccaccacaaccaCCACCACCAGCATTGCTACGACGCGatcggcggcgcggcgggcgggCCGAGGTCGCCCGGCAAGGTCGGCGCGCTGCGGCTGGCGGCGCCGCCGGCCAAGCGGAACTCCCGTGCGCCCAGGATGCGGTGGACCACCTCGCTGCACGCGCGGTTCGTCCACGCCGTCGAACTGCTCGGAGGCCACGAGA GAGCAACGCCCAAGTCGGTTCTTGAGCTAATGGACGTGAAGGATCTAACCTTGGCCCATGTCAAGTCTCACTTGCAG ATGTACCGGACCATCAAGACCACTGACCACAAACCAGCCGCTGCTTCATCCTACG GACAAGCAAAGACAATCATCGACATCCCTGACGACAGCTCCTTCGACATCGCCAACACCAGCGGGTCTGAGTCTTCAGTCCAGCAATCAAATCTTGACGGGAACGAGCATGGATCCAACATGTGCGCTCTATGGAGCAACAACTCCTCCAG AGGGGCCTGGTCGTTCCACGGGAAATCAAGATCAGATGCCAACCCAGGCGACATCAAATCCTTTGAG GACGTGCAATCGCAGTGCCCCAATGTCGTCGCCGACGATGCCGCCGACTTGATGTCGGCTCCGTTCCGATTGTCGGAGCTAGTCGTCGGCACCAAGAAACCGAATCTGGACTTCACCCTAGGAAGAATGTAA
- the LOC125514198 gene encoding probable transcription factor KAN2 isoform X1, with protein MELFPSHPDLQLQLQINPPPATKPMDLGFWKRALDTTAAAAATSASAAATFTPPSIARTYPSAPAAAGGGFHAAHYGAADGHLGGLQFLQHTQPILHEVQDLAAMKPIRGIPVYNTSQSLPFLQSQLHHHNHHHQHCYDAIGGAAGGPRSPGKVGALRLAAPPAKRNSRAPRMRWTTSLHARFVHAVELLGGHERATPKSVLELMDVKDLTLAHVKSHLQMYRTIKTTDHKPAAASSYGQAKTIIDIPDDSSFDIANTSGSESSVQQSNLDGNEHGSNMCALWSNNSSSRGAWSFHGKSRSDANPGDIKSFEDVQSQCPNVVADDAADLMSAPFRLSELVVGTKKPNLDFTLGRM; from the exons ATGGAGCTGTTCCCGTCGCACCCGGACCTTCAGCTCCAGCTCCAAATCAATCCGCCCCCTGCCACCAAGCCAATGGACCTAGGGTTTTGGAAGAGGGCTCTTgacaccaccgccgccgccgccgcgaccTCAGCATCAGCGGCAGCAACCTTCACACCCCCGTCCATCGCCAGGACATACCCCTCGGCGCCGGCAGCTGCCGGCGGCGGCTTCCATGCAGCGCACTACGGCGCTGCCGATGGCCACCTGGGCGGGCTGCAGTTCTTGCAGCACACCCAGCCCATCCTCCACGAGGTGCAGGACCTGGCGGCGATGAAgcccatccggggcatccccgtGTACAACACCTCGCAGTCCCTCCCCTTCCTCCAGagccagctccaccaccacaaccaCCACCACCAGCATTGCTACGACGCGatcggcggcgcggcgggcgggCCGAGGTCGCCCGGCAAGGTCGGCGCGCTGCGGCTGGCGGCGCCGCCGGCCAAGCGGAACTCCCGTGCGCCCAGGATGCGGTGGACCACCTCGCTGCACGCGCGGTTCGTCCACGCCGTCGAACTGCTCGGAGGCCACGAGA GAGCAACGCCCAAGTCGGTTCTTGAGCTAATGGACGTGAAGGATCTAACCTTGGCCCATGTCAAGTCTCACTTGCAG ATGTACCGGACCATCAAGACCACTGACCACAAACCAGCCGCTGCTTCATCCTACG GACAAGCAAAGACAATCATCGACATCCCTGACGACAGCTCCTTCGACATCGCCAACACCAGCGGGTCTGAGTCTTCAGTCCAGCAATCAAATCTTGACGGGAACGAGCATGGATCCAACATGTGCGCTCTATGGAGCAACAACTCCTCCAG CAGAGGGGCCTGGTCGTTCCACGGGAAATCAAGATCAGATGCCAACCCAGGCGACATCAAATCCTTTGAG GACGTGCAATCGCAGTGCCCCAATGTCGTCGCCGACGATGCCGCCGACTTGATGTCGGCTCCGTTCCGATTGTCGGAGCTAGTCGTCGGCACCAAGAAACCGAATCTGGACTTCACCCTAGGAAGAATGTAA
- the LOC125514198 gene encoding probable transcription factor KAN2 isoform X3 encodes MELFPSHPDLQLQLQINPPPATKPMDLGFWKRALDTTAAAAATSASAAATFTPPSIARTYPSAPAAAGGGFHAAHYGAADGHLGGLQFLQHTQPILHEVQDLAAMKPIRGIPVYNTSQSLPFLQSQLHHHNHHHQHCYDAIGGAAGGPRSPGKVGALRLAAPPAKRNSRAPRMRWTTSLHARFVHAVELLGGHERATPKSVLELMDVKDLTLAHVKSHLQMYRTIKTTDHKPAAASSYGQAKTIIDIPDDSSFDIANTSGSESSVQQSNLDGNEHGSNMCALWSNNSSRGAWSFHGKSRSDANPGDIKSFEDVQSQCPNVVADDAADLMSAPFRLSELVVGTKKPNLDFTLGRM; translated from the exons ATGGAGCTGTTCCCGTCGCACCCGGACCTTCAGCTCCAGCTCCAAATCAATCCGCCCCCTGCCACCAAGCCAATGGACCTAGGGTTTTGGAAGAGGGCTCTTgacaccaccgccgccgccgccgcgaccTCAGCATCAGCGGCAGCAACCTTCACACCCCCGTCCATCGCCAGGACATACCCCTCGGCGCCGGCAGCTGCCGGCGGCGGCTTCCATGCAGCGCACTACGGCGCTGCCGATGGCCACCTGGGCGGGCTGCAGTTCTTGCAGCACACCCAGCCCATCCTCCACGAGGTGCAGGACCTGGCGGCGATGAAgcccatccggggcatccccgtGTACAACACCTCGCAGTCCCTCCCCTTCCTCCAGagccagctccaccaccacaaccaCCACCACCAGCATTGCTACGACGCGatcggcggcgcggcgggcgggCCGAGGTCGCCCGGCAAGGTCGGCGCGCTGCGGCTGGCGGCGCCGCCGGCCAAGCGGAACTCCCGTGCGCCCAGGATGCGGTGGACCACCTCGCTGCACGCGCGGTTCGTCCACGCCGTCGAACTGCTCGGAGGCCACGAGA GAGCAACGCCCAAGTCGGTTCTTGAGCTAATGGACGTGAAGGATCTAACCTTGGCCCATGTCAAGTCTCACTTGCAG ATGTACCGGACCATCAAGACCACTGACCACAAACCAGCCGCTGCTTCATCCTACG GACAAGCAAAGACAATCATCGACATCCCTGACGACAGCTCCTTCGACATCGCCAACACCAGCGGGTCTGAGTCTTCAGTCCAGCAATCAAATCTTGACGGGAACGAGCATGGATCCAACATGTGCGCTCTATGGAGCAACAACTC CAGCAGAGGGGCCTGGTCGTTCCACGGGAAATCAAGATCAGATGCCAACCCAGGCGACATCAAATCCTTTGAG GACGTGCAATCGCAGTGCCCCAATGTCGTCGCCGACGATGCCGCCGACTTGATGTCGGCTCCGTTCCGATTGTCGGAGCTAGTCGTCGGCACCAAGAAACCGAATCTGGACTTCACCCTAGGAAGAATGTAA
- the LOC125514198 gene encoding probable transcription factor KAN2 isoform X4: protein MELFPSHPDLQLQLQINPPPATKPMDLGFWKRALDTTAAAAATSASAAATFTPPSIARTYPSAPAAAGGGFHAAHYGAADGHLGGLQFLQHTQPILHEVQDLAAMKPIRGIPVYNTSQSLPFLQSQLHHHNHHHQHCYDAIGGAAGGPRSPGKVGALRLAAPPAKRNSRAPRMRWTTSLHARFVHAVELLGGHERATPKSVLELMDVKDLTLAHVKSHLQMYRTIKTTDHKPAAASSYGQAKTIIDIPDDSSFDIANTSGSESSVQQSNLDGNEHGSNMCALWSNNSSRTCNRSAPMSSPTMPPT, encoded by the exons ATGGAGCTGTTCCCGTCGCACCCGGACCTTCAGCTCCAGCTCCAAATCAATCCGCCCCCTGCCACCAAGCCAATGGACCTAGGGTTTTGGAAGAGGGCTCTTgacaccaccgccgccgccgccgcgaccTCAGCATCAGCGGCAGCAACCTTCACACCCCCGTCCATCGCCAGGACATACCCCTCGGCGCCGGCAGCTGCCGGCGGCGGCTTCCATGCAGCGCACTACGGCGCTGCCGATGGCCACCTGGGCGGGCTGCAGTTCTTGCAGCACACCCAGCCCATCCTCCACGAGGTGCAGGACCTGGCGGCGATGAAgcccatccggggcatccccgtGTACAACACCTCGCAGTCCCTCCCCTTCCTCCAGagccagctccaccaccacaaccaCCACCACCAGCATTGCTACGACGCGatcggcggcgcggcgggcgggCCGAGGTCGCCCGGCAAGGTCGGCGCGCTGCGGCTGGCGGCGCCGCCGGCCAAGCGGAACTCCCGTGCGCCCAGGATGCGGTGGACCACCTCGCTGCACGCGCGGTTCGTCCACGCCGTCGAACTGCTCGGAGGCCACGAGA GAGCAACGCCCAAGTCGGTTCTTGAGCTAATGGACGTGAAGGATCTAACCTTGGCCCATGTCAAGTCTCACTTGCAG ATGTACCGGACCATCAAGACCACTGACCACAAACCAGCCGCTGCTTCATCCTACG GACAAGCAAAGACAATCATCGACATCCCTGACGACAGCTCCTTCGACATCGCCAACACCAGCGGGTCTGAGTCTTCAGTCCAGCAATCAAATCTTGACGGGAACGAGCATGGATCCAACATGTGCGCTCTATGGAGCAACAACTCCTCCAG GACGTGCAATCGCAGTGCCCCAATGTCGTCGCCGACGATGCCGCCGACTTGA